Proteins co-encoded in one Hyla sarda isolate aHylSar1 chromosome 4, aHylSar1.hap1, whole genome shotgun sequence genomic window:
- the LOC130367569 gene encoding uncharacterized protein LOC130367569 isoform X2, with protein sequence MWRELPSVAHNTSVGVTLLCLSAPCLAQVQSFPAGVSKIECRSRLFWIWVDQSFFGTSPWQLVAVNATGFTDVMVANRAAQCGYTITTDVYGNVEIRISFLGCWVNNTNDQLFAIKVEFRVTQSSRTRIYPVSMSCAASDWDVREIVCEENYMEVSVSTNILPTLFKMLNLAFRVVSISRWKVWFNDSSAPVPAQDAINMGYGVSALLNRVVLRSPYNTPESKVVQVGNFNLDVVLSNMLFTQTLLRIIVDTTVACPKDPPVFTATALSWLSPAVLSPLITGSITNSSLLMGVNGILLNSIQTDQNYILRSDTTQVEVTIPYGAPGGYLQSDVINNTYMTTYSVHLILQRQWISVHEDDFTTHTAYKTIIAPVIKQIPVFLDHTVKANFYFNVSLGNFYSDVTLKSFIIYGVPLGLGDLSLRKMTVVSMVNPNNTQAFYLTVPFPDPLVEQTYLGDIQRRYKLYVTYIMTLIPKKKDFKYTGVVQCDVDDVVPPNITSSCASDRVILNIKRGNMDYYWLPYIQELPLNNELITSQNIVFRVSDVTMYIEVPYTSVGLNYEVVTLNSSLVHLNFSLRKNRTQEIKIVHTRTCLSPPRPLLCLANGTMIAIIDSTVTQPAFDAHKAHLRDPSCTPQDATDERAIFNFAAYSCGTTRRFDSDYLVYENEVTFDRQVLLPDQPIISRDSSYRLTIRCRYPIRDSLWLGGRYNISSLQGLPAVTPAKVLRRRSRTHVAELKLAKDENFTAFYQTGDYPVSVQPADNLYFQTDVQSPEPVAALKDCWVTMFPGQDGITRWDLIVDGCAMVAETFAAEVQTSEDWLPRFKVTLHEAPTSQLFIHCKVLICDATTHPEDCRRTCNQNKRHMDKRSAPLPIEVVSAGPVQIKASYSGVVYKHFGEVTSWSTWSWMLSTGLAVISAFTVGAIFFTVRLFRH encoded by the exons ATGTGGCGGGAACTGCCTAGTGTCGCCCACAATACTAGTGTAGG agtgaCCTTGCTATGCCTGAGCGCCCCCTGCTTGGCACAAGTCCAGAGTTTCCCAGCAG GTGTCTCCAAGATAGAATGTCGGTCGCGATTATTTTGGATCTGGGTGGACCAAAGCTTCTTCGGGACTAGTCCATGGCAGCTGGTGGCAGTGA ATGCAACTGGATTTACAGATGTGATGGTGGCAAACCGGGCAGCGCAGTGTGGCTACACCATCACCACGGATGTGTATGGGAATGTAGAGATCAGGATATCCTTCCTTGGCTGCTGGGTGAACAATACA AATGACCAGTTGTTTGCCATCAAGGTGGAGTTCAGGGTAACCCAAAGCAGCCGGACCAGAATCTATCCTGTATCCATGAGCTGTGCTGCAAGCGATTGGGATGTGAGGGAGATAGTCTGTGAGGAGAACTACATGGAG GTATCTGTATCCACAAATATTCTACCAACACTATTTAAGATGCTTAATCTGGCTTTTCGTGTG GTGAGCATTTCGAGGTGGAAAGTCTGGTTCAATGACTCCAGTGCACCGGTACCAGCTCAAGATGCCATCAACATGGGCTACGGGGTCAGTGCTTTATTAAATAGAGTGGTCTTAAGATCCCCCTACAACACTCCTGAATCCAAGGTAGTGCAG GTTGGCAACTTCAACCTTGATGTCGTTCTAAGCAATATGTTGTTTACTCAAACCCTCCTACGAATCATTGTGGACACTACAGTTGCATGTCCTAAAG ATCCTCCCGTGTTCACAGCCACCGCACTCTCCTGGTTGTCTCCAGCTGTCCTCAGCCCTCTGATCACTGGATCCATCACAAATAGCTCACTTTTGATGGGAGTTAATGGAATACTACTAAACTCAATCCAGACTGATCAAAACTACATATTACGTAGTGACACAACTCAGGTGGAGGTGACCATCCCATATGGTGCCCCAGGTGGCTATCTACAG AGTGATGTTATAAATAACACCTACATGACCACATACAGTGTTCACCTCATCCTTCAGCGCCAGTGGATAAGTGTCCATGAGGATGATTTTACAACACATACAGCCTACAAGACAATCATTGCCCCAGTGATAAAACAGATTCCTGTCTTTCTGGACC ACACCGTTAAAGCAAACTTTTACTTCAACGTGTCTCTGGGGAACTTCTACTCTGATGTAACCCTCAAGTCGTTCATAATCTATGGAGTGCCACTCGGCCTTGGTGATTTAAGTCTGAGAAAGATGACTGTTGTGAGCATGGTGAATCCCAACAACACTCAGGCCTTCTACCTTACAGTGCCCTTCCCGGACCCCCTCGTGGAACAGACG TATCTTGGTGACATTCAAAGGAGATATAAACTATATGTGACCTATATCATGACCCTCATACCCAAAAAAAAGGACTTCAAGTACACTGGTGTAGTGCAGTGTGATGTTGATGATGTCG TGCCACCAAACATCACCAGTTCATGTGCAAGTGACAGGGTGATTCTCAACATAAAAAGGGGCAATATGGACTACTACTGGCTTCCATATATCCAGGAGCTTCCTCTGAACAATGAACTTATCACCTCCCAGAACATTGTTTTCAGGGTCTCTGATGTCACCATGTACATTGAGGTGCCATATACATCTGTTGGCTTGAACTATGAG GTGGTGACCTTGAACTCCTCTCTCGTTCACTTAAATTTTTCATTAAGAAAGAACAGGACTCAAGAAATAAAGATCGTTCATACAAGAACTTGTCTCTCACCTCCAAGGCCTCTAC TCTGCCTCGCCAATGGCACCATGATTGCAATTATCGACAGTACAGTCACACAACCTGCATTTGATGCCCACAAAGCTCACCTTAGAGACCCTTCTTGTACCCCTCAGGATGCTACTGATGAAAGAGCCATCTTTAACTTTGCAGCATATTCATGTGGGACCACACGCAGG TTTGACAGTGACTACCTGGTCTACGAGAACGAAGTGACCTTTGACCGCCAGGTGCTGTTACCAGACCAACCCATAATTTCCAGAGATTCTTCCTATAG GTTGACCATTCGCTGTAGATACCCGATCAGAGACTCCTTGTGGTTAGGTGGCCGATATAATATTAGTTCTCTCCAGGGACTACCTGCAGTCACACCAGCAAAAG tatTGCGGCGAAGATCTAGGACCCATGTTGCAGAGCTGAAACTTGCTAAAG ATGAAAACTTCACAGCATTTTACCAGACTGGAGACTACCCAGTATCGGTGCAGCCTGCTGACAATCTATACTTCCAGACAGATGTGCAGAGTCCAGAACCTGTTGCTGCTCTGAAAGATTGTTGGGTTACAATGTTCCCTGGCCAAGATGGTATCACACGGTGGGATCTGATTGTGGATGG GTGTGCTATGGTGGCAGAGACATTTGCTGCAGAAGTCCAGACATCTGAAGACTGGTTGCCCCGGTTCAAGGTGACTCTTCATGAAGCCCCAACTAGTCAG CTCTTCATACACTGTAAAGTATTGATCTGTGATGCCACCACACATCCTGAGGACTGCCGCAGAACCTGCAACCAGAACAAGCGCCACATGG ATAAAAGATCTGCCCCCCTGCCTATTGAGGTGGTATCTGCTGGTCCTGTCCAGATCAAGGCTAGTTACAGTGGTGTGGTCTACAAGCATTTTG GTGAAGTGACTTCGTGGTCAACATGGAGCTGGATGTTATCCACTGGCCTCGCCGTCATCTCTGCTTTTACTGTTGGAGCAATTTTCTTCACAGTTCGTCTCTTTAGAcactaa
- the LOC130367569 gene encoding uncharacterized protein LOC130367569 isoform X4, which produces MYLQSTRRVYGVRHRCPSASCLGLGQVHTALVIPQRVTLLCLSAPCLAQVQSFPAGVSKIECRSRLFWIWVDQSFFGTSPWQLVAVNATGFTDVMVANRAAQCGYTITTDVYGNVEIRISFLGCWVNNTNDQLFAIKVEFRVTQSSRTRIYPVSMSCAASDWDVREIVCEENYMEVSVSTNILPTLFKMLNLAFRVVSISRWKVWFNDSSAPVPAQDAINMGYGVSALLNRVVLRSPYNTPESKVVQVGNFNLDVVLSNMLFTQTLLRIIVDTTVACPKDPPVFTATALSWLSPAVLSPLITGSITNSSLLMGVNGILLNSIQTDQNYILRSDTTQVEVTIPYGAPGGYLQSDVINNTYMTTYSVHLILQRQWISVHEDDFTTHTAYKTIIAPVIKQIPVFLDHTVKANFYFNVSLGNFYSDVTLKSFIIYGVPLGLGDLSLRKMTVVSMVNPNNTQAFYLTVPFPDPLVEQTYLGDIQRRYKLYVTYIMTLIPKKKDFKYTGVVQCDVDDVVPPNITSSCASDRVILNIKRGNMDYYWLPYIQELPLNNELITSQNIVFRVSDVTMYIEVPYTSVGLNYEVVTLNSSLVHLNFSLRKNRTQEIKIVHTRTCLSPPRPLLCLANGTMIAIIDSTVTQPAFDAHKAHLRDPSCTPQDATDERAIFNFAAYSCGTTRRFDSDYLVYENEVTFDRQVLLPDQPIISRDSSYRLTIRCRYPIRDSLWLGGRYNISSLQGLPAVTPAKVLRRRSRTHVAELKLAKDENFTAFYQTGDYPVSVQPADNLYFQTDVQSPEPVAALKDCWVTMFPGQDGITRWDLIVDGCAMVAETFAAEVQTSEDWLPRFKVTLHEAPTSQIKDLPPCLLRWYLLVLSRSRLVTVVWSTSILVK; this is translated from the exons ATGTATTTGCAATCTACACGCCGCGTTTATGGCGTACGGCACCGGTGTCCGTCTGCATCCTGTTTAggattaggccaggttcacactgcattAGTGATTCCTCAG agagtgaCCTTGCTATGCCTGAGCGCCCCCTGCTTGGCACAAGTCCAGAGTTTCCCAGCAG GTGTCTCCAAGATAGAATGTCGGTCGCGATTATTTTGGATCTGGGTGGACCAAAGCTTCTTCGGGACTAGTCCATGGCAGCTGGTGGCAGTGA ATGCAACTGGATTTACAGATGTGATGGTGGCAAACCGGGCAGCGCAGTGTGGCTACACCATCACCACGGATGTGTATGGGAATGTAGAGATCAGGATATCCTTCCTTGGCTGCTGGGTGAACAATACA AATGACCAGTTGTTTGCCATCAAGGTGGAGTTCAGGGTAACCCAAAGCAGCCGGACCAGAATCTATCCTGTATCCATGAGCTGTGCTGCAAGCGATTGGGATGTGAGGGAGATAGTCTGTGAGGAGAACTACATGGAG GTATCTGTATCCACAAATATTCTACCAACACTATTTAAGATGCTTAATCTGGCTTTTCGTGTG GTGAGCATTTCGAGGTGGAAAGTCTGGTTCAATGACTCCAGTGCACCGGTACCAGCTCAAGATGCCATCAACATGGGCTACGGGGTCAGTGCTTTATTAAATAGAGTGGTCTTAAGATCCCCCTACAACACTCCTGAATCCAAGGTAGTGCAG GTTGGCAACTTCAACCTTGATGTCGTTCTAAGCAATATGTTGTTTACTCAAACCCTCCTACGAATCATTGTGGACACTACAGTTGCATGTCCTAAAG ATCCTCCCGTGTTCACAGCCACCGCACTCTCCTGGTTGTCTCCAGCTGTCCTCAGCCCTCTGATCACTGGATCCATCACAAATAGCTCACTTTTGATGGGAGTTAATGGAATACTACTAAACTCAATCCAGACTGATCAAAACTACATATTACGTAGTGACACAACTCAGGTGGAGGTGACCATCCCATATGGTGCCCCAGGTGGCTATCTACAG AGTGATGTTATAAATAACACCTACATGACCACATACAGTGTTCACCTCATCCTTCAGCGCCAGTGGATAAGTGTCCATGAGGATGATTTTACAACACATACAGCCTACAAGACAATCATTGCCCCAGTGATAAAACAGATTCCTGTCTTTCTGGACC ACACCGTTAAAGCAAACTTTTACTTCAACGTGTCTCTGGGGAACTTCTACTCTGATGTAACCCTCAAGTCGTTCATAATCTATGGAGTGCCACTCGGCCTTGGTGATTTAAGTCTGAGAAAGATGACTGTTGTGAGCATGGTGAATCCCAACAACACTCAGGCCTTCTACCTTACAGTGCCCTTCCCGGACCCCCTCGTGGAACAGACG TATCTTGGTGACATTCAAAGGAGATATAAACTATATGTGACCTATATCATGACCCTCATACCCAAAAAAAAGGACTTCAAGTACACTGGTGTAGTGCAGTGTGATGTTGATGATGTCG TGCCACCAAACATCACCAGTTCATGTGCAAGTGACAGGGTGATTCTCAACATAAAAAGGGGCAATATGGACTACTACTGGCTTCCATATATCCAGGAGCTTCCTCTGAACAATGAACTTATCACCTCCCAGAACATTGTTTTCAGGGTCTCTGATGTCACCATGTACATTGAGGTGCCATATACATCTGTTGGCTTGAACTATGAG GTGGTGACCTTGAACTCCTCTCTCGTTCACTTAAATTTTTCATTAAGAAAGAACAGGACTCAAGAAATAAAGATCGTTCATACAAGAACTTGTCTCTCACCTCCAAGGCCTCTAC TCTGCCTCGCCAATGGCACCATGATTGCAATTATCGACAGTACAGTCACACAACCTGCATTTGATGCCCACAAAGCTCACCTTAGAGACCCTTCTTGTACCCCTCAGGATGCTACTGATGAAAGAGCCATCTTTAACTTTGCAGCATATTCATGTGGGACCACACGCAGG TTTGACAGTGACTACCTGGTCTACGAGAACGAAGTGACCTTTGACCGCCAGGTGCTGTTACCAGACCAACCCATAATTTCCAGAGATTCTTCCTATAG GTTGACCATTCGCTGTAGATACCCGATCAGAGACTCCTTGTGGTTAGGTGGCCGATATAATATTAGTTCTCTCCAGGGACTACCTGCAGTCACACCAGCAAAAG tatTGCGGCGAAGATCTAGGACCCATGTTGCAGAGCTGAAACTTGCTAAAG ATGAAAACTTCACAGCATTTTACCAGACTGGAGACTACCCAGTATCGGTGCAGCCTGCTGACAATCTATACTTCCAGACAGATGTGCAGAGTCCAGAACCTGTTGCTGCTCTGAAAGATTGTTGGGTTACAATGTTCCCTGGCCAAGATGGTATCACACGGTGGGATCTGATTGTGGATGG GTGTGCTATGGTGGCAGAGACATTTGCTGCAGAAGTCCAGACATCTGAAGACTGGTTGCCCCGGTTCAAGGTGACTCTTCATGAAGCCCCAACTAGTCAG ATAAAAGATCTGCCCCCCTGCCTATTGAGGTGGTATCTGCTGGTCCTGTCCAGATCAAGGCTAGTTACAGTGGTGTGGTCTACAAGCATTTTG GTGAAGTGA
- the LOC130367569 gene encoding uncharacterized protein LOC130367569 isoform X1, producing MYLQSTRRVYGVRHRCPSASCLGLGQVHTALVIPQRVTLLCLSAPCLAQVQSFPAGVSKIECRSRLFWIWVDQSFFGTSPWQLVAVNATGFTDVMVANRAAQCGYTITTDVYGNVEIRISFLGCWVNNTNDQLFAIKVEFRVTQSSRTRIYPVSMSCAASDWDVREIVCEENYMEVSVSTNILPTLFKMLNLAFRVVSISRWKVWFNDSSAPVPAQDAINMGYGVSALLNRVVLRSPYNTPESKVVQVGNFNLDVVLSNMLFTQTLLRIIVDTTVACPKDPPVFTATALSWLSPAVLSPLITGSITNSSLLMGVNGILLNSIQTDQNYILRSDTTQVEVTIPYGAPGGYLQSDVINNTYMTTYSVHLILQRQWISVHEDDFTTHTAYKTIIAPVIKQIPVFLDHTVKANFYFNVSLGNFYSDVTLKSFIIYGVPLGLGDLSLRKMTVVSMVNPNNTQAFYLTVPFPDPLVEQTYLGDIQRRYKLYVTYIMTLIPKKKDFKYTGVVQCDVDDVVPPNITSSCASDRVILNIKRGNMDYYWLPYIQELPLNNELITSQNIVFRVSDVTMYIEVPYTSVGLNYEVVTLNSSLVHLNFSLRKNRTQEIKIVHTRTCLSPPRPLLCLANGTMIAIIDSTVTQPAFDAHKAHLRDPSCTPQDATDERAIFNFAAYSCGTTRRFDSDYLVYENEVTFDRQVLLPDQPIISRDSSYRLTIRCRYPIRDSLWLGGRYNISSLQGLPAVTPAKVLRRRSRTHVAELKLAKDENFTAFYQTGDYPVSVQPADNLYFQTDVQSPEPVAALKDCWVTMFPGQDGITRWDLIVDGCAMVAETFAAEVQTSEDWLPRFKVTLHEAPTSQLFIHCKVLICDATTHPEDCRRTCNQNKRHMDKRSAPLPIEVVSAGPVQIKASYSGVVYKHFGEVTSWSTWSWMLSTGLAVISAFTVGAIFFTVRLFRH from the exons ATGTATTTGCAATCTACACGCCGCGTTTATGGCGTACGGCACCGGTGTCCGTCTGCATCCTGTTTAggattaggccaggttcacactgcattAGTGATTCCTCAG agagtgaCCTTGCTATGCCTGAGCGCCCCCTGCTTGGCACAAGTCCAGAGTTTCCCAGCAG GTGTCTCCAAGATAGAATGTCGGTCGCGATTATTTTGGATCTGGGTGGACCAAAGCTTCTTCGGGACTAGTCCATGGCAGCTGGTGGCAGTGA ATGCAACTGGATTTACAGATGTGATGGTGGCAAACCGGGCAGCGCAGTGTGGCTACACCATCACCACGGATGTGTATGGGAATGTAGAGATCAGGATATCCTTCCTTGGCTGCTGGGTGAACAATACA AATGACCAGTTGTTTGCCATCAAGGTGGAGTTCAGGGTAACCCAAAGCAGCCGGACCAGAATCTATCCTGTATCCATGAGCTGTGCTGCAAGCGATTGGGATGTGAGGGAGATAGTCTGTGAGGAGAACTACATGGAG GTATCTGTATCCACAAATATTCTACCAACACTATTTAAGATGCTTAATCTGGCTTTTCGTGTG GTGAGCATTTCGAGGTGGAAAGTCTGGTTCAATGACTCCAGTGCACCGGTACCAGCTCAAGATGCCATCAACATGGGCTACGGGGTCAGTGCTTTATTAAATAGAGTGGTCTTAAGATCCCCCTACAACACTCCTGAATCCAAGGTAGTGCAG GTTGGCAACTTCAACCTTGATGTCGTTCTAAGCAATATGTTGTTTACTCAAACCCTCCTACGAATCATTGTGGACACTACAGTTGCATGTCCTAAAG ATCCTCCCGTGTTCACAGCCACCGCACTCTCCTGGTTGTCTCCAGCTGTCCTCAGCCCTCTGATCACTGGATCCATCACAAATAGCTCACTTTTGATGGGAGTTAATGGAATACTACTAAACTCAATCCAGACTGATCAAAACTACATATTACGTAGTGACACAACTCAGGTGGAGGTGACCATCCCATATGGTGCCCCAGGTGGCTATCTACAG AGTGATGTTATAAATAACACCTACATGACCACATACAGTGTTCACCTCATCCTTCAGCGCCAGTGGATAAGTGTCCATGAGGATGATTTTACAACACATACAGCCTACAAGACAATCATTGCCCCAGTGATAAAACAGATTCCTGTCTTTCTGGACC ACACCGTTAAAGCAAACTTTTACTTCAACGTGTCTCTGGGGAACTTCTACTCTGATGTAACCCTCAAGTCGTTCATAATCTATGGAGTGCCACTCGGCCTTGGTGATTTAAGTCTGAGAAAGATGACTGTTGTGAGCATGGTGAATCCCAACAACACTCAGGCCTTCTACCTTACAGTGCCCTTCCCGGACCCCCTCGTGGAACAGACG TATCTTGGTGACATTCAAAGGAGATATAAACTATATGTGACCTATATCATGACCCTCATACCCAAAAAAAAGGACTTCAAGTACACTGGTGTAGTGCAGTGTGATGTTGATGATGTCG TGCCACCAAACATCACCAGTTCATGTGCAAGTGACAGGGTGATTCTCAACATAAAAAGGGGCAATATGGACTACTACTGGCTTCCATATATCCAGGAGCTTCCTCTGAACAATGAACTTATCACCTCCCAGAACATTGTTTTCAGGGTCTCTGATGTCACCATGTACATTGAGGTGCCATATACATCTGTTGGCTTGAACTATGAG GTGGTGACCTTGAACTCCTCTCTCGTTCACTTAAATTTTTCATTAAGAAAGAACAGGACTCAAGAAATAAAGATCGTTCATACAAGAACTTGTCTCTCACCTCCAAGGCCTCTAC TCTGCCTCGCCAATGGCACCATGATTGCAATTATCGACAGTACAGTCACACAACCTGCATTTGATGCCCACAAAGCTCACCTTAGAGACCCTTCTTGTACCCCTCAGGATGCTACTGATGAAAGAGCCATCTTTAACTTTGCAGCATATTCATGTGGGACCACACGCAGG TTTGACAGTGACTACCTGGTCTACGAGAACGAAGTGACCTTTGACCGCCAGGTGCTGTTACCAGACCAACCCATAATTTCCAGAGATTCTTCCTATAG GTTGACCATTCGCTGTAGATACCCGATCAGAGACTCCTTGTGGTTAGGTGGCCGATATAATATTAGTTCTCTCCAGGGACTACCTGCAGTCACACCAGCAAAAG tatTGCGGCGAAGATCTAGGACCCATGTTGCAGAGCTGAAACTTGCTAAAG ATGAAAACTTCACAGCATTTTACCAGACTGGAGACTACCCAGTATCGGTGCAGCCTGCTGACAATCTATACTTCCAGACAGATGTGCAGAGTCCAGAACCTGTTGCTGCTCTGAAAGATTGTTGGGTTACAATGTTCCCTGGCCAAGATGGTATCACACGGTGGGATCTGATTGTGGATGG GTGTGCTATGGTGGCAGAGACATTTGCTGCAGAAGTCCAGACATCTGAAGACTGGTTGCCCCGGTTCAAGGTGACTCTTCATGAAGCCCCAACTAGTCAG CTCTTCATACACTGTAAAGTATTGATCTGTGATGCCACCACACATCCTGAGGACTGCCGCAGAACCTGCAACCAGAACAAGCGCCACATGG ATAAAAGATCTGCCCCCCTGCCTATTGAGGTGGTATCTGCTGGTCCTGTCCAGATCAAGGCTAGTTACAGTGGTGTGGTCTACAAGCATTTTG GTGAAGTGACTTCGTGGTCAACATGGAGCTGGATGTTATCCACTGGCCTCGCCGTCATCTCTGCTTTTACTGTTGGAGCAATTTTCTTCACAGTTCGTCTCTTTAGAcactaa